A DNA window from Paenibacillus andongensis contains the following coding sequences:
- a CDS encoding galactose ABC transporter substrate-binding protein — translation MVATVAGCGTKTATPSPAPAASTGAAATAKPADTAKKPTIGVAIYKFDDTFMSGVRAAIADAAKDKATVDIVDSQNSQPTQNDKVDLFITKKVNALAINAVDRTAAGVIIDKAKAANVPVVFLNREPLADDMKKWDKVYYVGAKAEQSGTMEGQLLVDYFKAHPEADKNKDGKIQYVMLKGEPGHQDAELRTKFSIQAITDAGLGVEKVAEDTAMWDRVKGQEKMAAFLASSESKIEAVLANNDDMALGAIEALKAKGYFKDNKFLPVVGVDATAPALQALSDGTLLGTVLNDAKNQGAATTNVAAALANGKTPSKETTGYDVTDGKYVWISYKKITKANMNEAK, via the coding sequence TTGGTTGCAACCGTAGCTGGCTGTGGCACTAAAACAGCAACTCCTTCACCAGCTCCAGCAGCATCTACAGGTGCAGCAGCAACGGCAAAACCAGCAGATACAGCTAAAAAACCAACAATTGGTGTAGCCATCTACAAATTTGACGATACATTCATGTCTGGTGTTCGTGCCGCGATCGCTGATGCTGCTAAAGATAAAGCAACAGTTGATATCGTTGACAGCCAGAACTCACAACCAACACAAAATGATAAAGTCGATCTTTTCATCACGAAAAAAGTAAATGCACTAGCGATTAACGCAGTTGACCGTACAGCGGCAGGCGTTATCATCGATAAAGCAAAAGCGGCAAACGTTCCCGTTGTTTTCTTGAACCGTGAGCCACTTGCTGACGACATGAAGAAATGGGATAAAGTTTACTACGTAGGCGCTAAAGCAGAGCAATCCGGTACGATGGAAGGCCAACTGTTGGTTGACTACTTCAAAGCCCACCCAGAAGCGGATAAAAACAAAGACGGTAAAATCCAATACGTTATGCTGAAAGGCGAGCCAGGACATCAAGATGCTGAGCTTCGCACGAAGTTCTCCATCCAAGCGATCACAGATGCTGGTCTGGGTGTAGAAAAAGTAGCGGAAGATACAGCGATGTGGGACCGCGTTAAAGGTCAAGAGAAAATGGCAGCATTCCTAGCTTCCAGCGAAAGCAAAATCGAAGCTGTTCTTGCGAACAACGATGATATGGCACTTGGCGCTATCGAAGCTTTGAAAGCAAAAGGCTATTTCAAAGACAACAAATTCTTACCGGTTGTAGGCGTAGATGCTACAGCTCCTGCTCTTCAAGCGCTTAGCGATGGGACACTACTCGGAACAGTTCTAAACGATGCGAAAAACCAAGGTGCAGCAACAACGAATGTAGCAGCAGCACTTGCTAACGGCAAAACACCTAGCAAAGAAACAACAGGCTACGATGTTACTGACGGTAAGTATGTATGGATTTCCTACAAAAAGATTACAAAAGCTAACATGAACGAAGCGAAGTAA
- a CDS encoding response regulator: protein MYKLLLVDDEEDVREGVVREINWEAIGFEVIEKAENGREALEMVERLQPDVVVTDIQMPFMNGLQLAEAVRERFPTIKLIILTGHDEFEYAQKAIKLHIDEYVLKPFSAQELINALLKVKEQIQEEVSHRENVQLLKEHYRKSMPVLKENFLATLMNRKLPRDEVYEKAANYGIELTGNSYVVAVLSIDGVLIHEEDLENRSELAKSVSLKYSEDQALKYFALLNITEEIADKRRLGLVFMHNDQVVVLAARESTDREAALQETMKVLEEVRQNVEKYLKFTLTVGIGTVMKDVTKMSYSYEDAVLALDYRLILGNNRMIYIDDVEKRSVEKIRFDDVKEHALTRCIKVGTSQEIRETMDELFQGIEGGVSVKDYQIYLLEILTCILKAAKDSNLNVDEVFGEHFIPFTEINKFTSLEEAKHWLAELCASMMNHIATDRQYTYKNLVEMAKDYTKSHYHEGDITINKVCGHLHISAGYFSSIFKKETKMTFVNYLNHIRMEAAKELLRTTDMKALEIAEKVGYADANYFSFSFRKNVGVSPKEYRNNSSKGL from the coding sequence ATGTACAAGCTGTTACTAGTTGATGATGAAGAGGACGTGCGAGAAGGTGTCGTCCGCGAGATAAATTGGGAAGCGATTGGCTTTGAAGTGATAGAGAAGGCGGAGAACGGCAGGGAAGCGCTGGAAATGGTTGAGCGGCTGCAGCCGGATGTGGTCGTGACGGATATTCAGATGCCGTTCATGAATGGGCTTCAACTAGCTGAAGCGGTCCGTGAGCGCTTTCCGACGATTAAGCTCATCATCCTTACGGGGCATGATGAATTCGAGTATGCCCAAAAGGCGATTAAGCTGCATATTGATGAATATGTGCTGAAGCCTTTTTCCGCGCAAGAGCTAATCAATGCTTTGCTGAAGGTGAAGGAGCAGATTCAAGAGGAAGTGTCTCATCGGGAAAATGTACAGCTGCTGAAGGAGCATTACCGCAAGAGCATGCCTGTGTTGAAGGAAAATTTCTTAGCAACGTTAATGAACCGGAAACTCCCGCGTGATGAAGTCTACGAGAAGGCTGCGAACTACGGAATTGAGCTTACTGGGAATAGCTATGTTGTAGCGGTGCTGAGCATCGATGGGGTGCTCATTCATGAAGAGGATTTGGAGAATCGCAGCGAACTGGCGAAGTCCGTTTCTTTGAAATATTCCGAGGATCAGGCGCTGAAATATTTTGCCCTGCTGAATATTACCGAGGAGATCGCCGATAAACGGCGTCTTGGCCTTGTTTTCATGCATAATGATCAAGTGGTTGTACTCGCCGCAAGAGAAAGCACAGACAGAGAAGCTGCGCTTCAAGAAACGATGAAGGTGCTGGAAGAAGTGCGGCAGAACGTAGAGAAATATTTGAAATTTACGCTTACCGTTGGGATCGGAACCGTTATGAAAGACGTAACCAAGATGAGCTATTCGTATGAAGATGCCGTGTTGGCGCTTGATTACAGGCTCATTTTGGGCAACAACCGCATGATCTACATCGATGATGTCGAGAAGCGGAGCGTGGAGAAGATTCGTTTTGACGATGTGAAGGAGCATGCCTTGACGCGCTGCATTAAGGTTGGGACGAGTCAGGAGATTCGGGAGACGATGGATGAGCTTTTTCAAGGGATAGAGGGCGGTGTTTCCGTTAAGGACTACCAAATTTATTTACTCGAAATATTGACTTGTATCCTGAAAGCAGCCAAGGACTCGAACCTTAACGTCGATGAGGTATTTGGCGAACATTTTATTCCTTTTACAGAAATTAATAAATTCACATCCTTGGAAGAAGCCAAGCATTGGCTTGCCGAATTATGTGCGAGCATGATGAATCATATCGCGACGGATCGTCAATATACGTACAAAAACCTAGTTGAAATGGCCAAGGATTATACGAAGAGCCATTATCACGAAGGAGATATCACGATTAATAAAGTGTGCGGCCACCTGCATATCAGCGCGGGATATTTCAGCAGTATTTTCAAGAAAGAGACGAAAATGACCTTCGTGAACTATTTGAACCATATTCGTATGGAGGCGGCCAAGGAGCTATTGCGCACTACGGATATGAAGGCGCTGGAAATCGCCGAGAAGGTTGGTTATGCCGATGCCAATTATTTCAGCTTTTCATTCCGCAAAAATGTCGGTGTTTCCCCCAAAGAGTACCGAAATAACAGTTCCAAAGGGCTTTAG
- a CDS encoding zinc ribbon domain-containing protein has product MDTYKNCQSCGMPLARDEQGGGTEKSGMKSKVYCSHCYQNGEFTMPDLTAEQMKERVKQKLVEFGFPRFLTGLFTRNIHKLKRWSPNK; this is encoded by the coding sequence ATGGACACCTACAAAAACTGTCAAAGCTGCGGGATGCCGCTCGCTCGTGATGAGCAAGGCGGAGGAACAGAGAAGTCTGGCATGAAGAGCAAGGTATACTGCAGTCACTGCTACCAAAACGGTGAATTCACAATGCCGGATTTAACCGCAGAGCAGATGAAGGAACGGGTGAAGCAAAAGCTGGTTGAGTTTGGTTTTCCACGATTTCTTACAGGCCTCTTTACACGAAATATTCATAAGCTAAAAAGATGGTCACCAAACAAATAA
- a CDS encoding substrate-binding domain-containing protein: MDKTMKVSPLLFAVLVAVISMSSCTKQTETIPTELKKHLEIVLRSQNGDYWKTVKIGAEVAAKEFDVTLDFRAPGDEADVKGQIALMEQSIGSGPDAIVLSPNSYKQLSKVVDDASMRGIPVITIDSEVETNKAKSFIGANNYEAGQLAGKQLIKLAGTSGDIAIVSFMQGERNTELREQGLLEELSKYPNIKVIEKVYSLTDYELAAQLTRSMMEKHPQLDGIVALNEISSIGVAHAIQSMDLQDKVKIITFDSTSEELELLQEGVIQATIIQNPFSIGYLGVKNAVEALKGKKVPSRVDTGIKAIDLDNMFWSDNQKLLFPFIK; this comes from the coding sequence ATGGATAAAACAATGAAAGTAAGTCCTCTTCTATTCGCCGTCCTGGTAGCCGTCATCTCCATGTCTTCCTGTACCAAACAAACGGAGACGATACCGACCGAGCTGAAGAAACATTTGGAGATTGTCCTCCGAAGTCAAAACGGCGATTACTGGAAGACGGTGAAGATTGGTGCCGAGGTGGCCGCGAAGGAGTTTGATGTTACGCTGGATTTCCGTGCACCAGGCGATGAAGCGGATGTGAAAGGGCAAATCGCTTTAATGGAGCAATCGATCGGCAGCGGACCGGACGCCATTGTGCTCTCTCCTAACAGTTATAAACAATTGTCCAAGGTTGTGGATGATGCGTCAATGCGGGGAATTCCTGTCATCACGATCGACTCCGAAGTGGAGACAAACAAAGCTAAGAGTTTTATCGGGGCTAATAATTATGAGGCTGGGCAATTGGCTGGCAAACAGCTCATCAAGCTGGCTGGGACAAGTGGTGATATTGCTATTGTTAGCTTTATGCAAGGAGAGCGCAATACAGAGCTTCGGGAACAAGGGCTCTTGGAAGAGCTATCCAAATATCCGAATATTAAGGTGATTGAGAAGGTTTACAGTCTGACGGACTATGAACTTGCTGCGCAGCTGACCCGTAGCATGATGGAGAAGCATCCCCAGTTAGACGGGATTGTTGCTCTGAATGAAATCTCGTCCATTGGCGTTGCGCATGCGATTCAAAGTATGGACCTCCAGGACAAAGTGAAAATCATCACATTTGATAGTACCTCTGAAGAGCTGGAGCTGCTGCAAGAGGGTGTCATCCAAGCGACGATCATTCAGAATCCATTCAGTATCGGGTATTTAGGTGTAAAAAACGCAGTTGAAGCTTTGAAGGGAAAGAAGGTGCCCAGCCGTGTGGATACAGGGATTAAAGCTATTGACCTGGATAATATGTTCTGGTCGGATAATCAGAAGTTGTTATTCCCGTTTATAAAGTGA
- a CDS encoding cache domain-containing sensor histidine kinase, translating into MRVKSIQFTITMSFILITVIVMLIISLVLYNKFSRTAEESAFLNTQQVIEQVQFNLEHYIKGMADTFEVVDAKIARSYGIPTDKLLEQLETIASTREDIVSIHLFTADGGLVTGIPTTEMRKNTRLLEQSWFKSALDNPNHLTFSLPHIQNLFKDPYKWVVSMSKGVSIQKDGKWVEAVLLVDVNFKTLDDVFRTVSLGKKGYVYIIDDSAGNIVYHPQQQLIYIGLKYENVEQALKFSYGKYMDISDGESRLNVVRTVNNIGWKIIGVSYMDEMVTTRKEISTFMIWLLVIVLVFILLISSFMSARISQPIKRLKKSMEMVEKGHFDTYIHVRGADEVEQLSRRFNLMVSRVRELMDQSIHEQETKRKNELEVLQSQINPHFLYNTLNSVVRMVGNGKNEDVVKTITSLSKFFRISLSKGKNIISIGEEIEHIRNYLIIQKMRYKDKFDYEILVDEEVLSYKTLKLILQPFVENALYHGIEYMVDEGLIQISVGKVDEKILFEIRDNGVGMSEETLKNILTGHVKSEKGSGVGLRNVHERIQLYFGSEYGVKVESELEEGTTVKVWIPIVLEDE; encoded by the coding sequence ATGAGGGTGAAAAGCATTCAATTTACGATTACGATGTCGTTTATTTTGATTACGGTGATCGTCATGTTGATCATTTCGCTGGTGCTTTATAATAAATTTTCTAGAACAGCGGAAGAGAGTGCTTTTCTGAATACGCAGCAGGTGATTGAGCAGGTCCAGTTTAACTTAGAACACTATATTAAGGGTATGGCGGACACCTTCGAGGTGGTTGATGCGAAAATTGCCAGAAGCTATGGCATTCCAACGGACAAGCTGCTTGAGCAGTTGGAAACGATCGCAAGCACGCGCGAGGATATCGTCTCTATTCATCTTTTTACAGCAGATGGCGGACTAGTAACCGGTATTCCCACGACCGAAATGCGCAAAAATACGCGACTTCTCGAGCAGTCGTGGTTTAAGTCTGCGCTGGATAATCCAAACCATCTCACTTTTTCCCTACCGCATATACAGAATCTCTTCAAGGATCCATACAAATGGGTCGTTTCCATGAGCAAGGGGGTTTCCATTCAAAAGGATGGGAAATGGGTGGAGGCCGTGCTGCTTGTAGATGTTAACTTCAAGACGCTGGATGACGTGTTTCGTACGGTATCTCTTGGTAAAAAGGGCTACGTTTACATCATCGACGACTCTGCCGGTAATATTGTCTATCACCCGCAGCAGCAGCTTATTTATATTGGTTTGAAGTATGAAAATGTGGAGCAAGCGCTCAAGTTCTCGTATGGAAAATATATGGATATCAGCGATGGCGAGTCGCGGCTCAATGTGGTTAGGACGGTTAACAACATCGGTTGGAAAATTATTGGCGTCTCCTACATGGATGAAATGGTTACAACACGCAAGGAAATCAGTACGTTCATGATTTGGCTTCTCGTCATTGTCCTTGTTTTCATTTTGTTGATCTCGTCCTTCATGTCTGCGCGTATTTCACAGCCTATTAAGCGACTGAAGAAGTCGATGGAAATGGTCGAAAAGGGCCATTTTGACACCTATATTCATGTTCGTGGCGCTGATGAAGTGGAGCAGCTTTCGCGGAGATTCAATCTGATGGTCTCGCGGGTTCGTGAGCTGATGGATCAAAGTATCCATGAGCAGGAGACGAAGCGGAAGAATGAGCTGGAGGTACTGCAGTCACAGATTAATCCGCATTTTTTGTACAATACACTCAATTCCGTTGTTCGCATGGTGGGTAATGGGAAGAATGAAGACGTCGTCAAGACGATTACGTCCTTGTCCAAATTTTTTCGGATATCGCTGAGCAAGGGTAAGAATATCATTTCCATCGGAGAAGAGATCGAGCACATTCGGAATTATTTGATCATCCAGAAGATGCGGTATAAGGATAAATTCGATTACGAGATTCTTGTGGATGAAGAGGTGCTTTCCTACAAGACGCTGAAGCTGATTTTACAACCATTTGTGGAAAATGCACTCTATCATGGCATTGAATATATGGTAGACGAAGGCCTCATTCAGATATCGGTCGGCAAGGTCGATGAGAAGATCCTATTCGAGATTAGGGATAACGGTGTTGGTATGTCGGAAGAAACGCTCAAGAACATCCTGACCGGTCATGTGAAAAGCGAAAAAGGGTCCGGTGTAGGGCTGCGAAATGTACATGAGCGTATCCAGTTATATTTCGGTTCGGAGTATGGGGTCAAGGTTGAAAGTGAGCTGGAAGAAGGAACTACCGTCAAGGTTTGGATTCCTATAGTTTTAGAAGATGAATAG
- a CDS encoding DUF58 domain-containing protein, translating into MSISWILIITVALFLLQHLLFARWGFRGLRIERTFSTTHCHAGDDIVMIETIVNRKLAPIPWLRLESTIHAGLHFAKMSNLAVSSGALFQNHRSLFSLMPYTRIVRRHGVHCAKRGWYKLETVAASMGDLVGVQAASSIHRMQLELLVSPRLVSRDDIPLLSSRWQGDITVKRWIMPDPFLVSGAREYRFGDTMNSIHWKATARSQKLQVYNRDFTADPRLLLAVNTQITETMWDAVTDPELVEKALSYAATLAEYAVSQGIPVGFGYNGSLQGQPGVPVYLAPEGGWPHLEHLFETMAKLAISCSRSFEDFLDHGIEQDGTAMDIILLTSFVSKGIEDRIERLESLGHSVFIIPLQHGILELNREKVGDSNVNAHSNAFSTN; encoded by the coding sequence ATGAGCATTAGCTGGATTCTCATCATCACTGTCGCTCTGTTCCTCCTCCAGCATCTGCTATTTGCCCGCTGGGGGTTTCGCGGGCTTCGCATCGAGCGAACCTTCAGTACGACGCATTGCCATGCAGGGGATGATATTGTCATGATCGAAACGATCGTCAATCGTAAGCTGGCTCCAATTCCTTGGCTTCGCTTGGAATCAACGATTCACGCAGGGCTCCACTTTGCGAAGATGAGCAATCTCGCAGTGAGCAGCGGAGCTCTTTTCCAGAATCATCGCAGTCTGTTCAGCCTTATGCCCTATACAAGAATAGTCCGACGCCACGGGGTACACTGTGCGAAGCGTGGTTGGTATAAGCTCGAAACGGTGGCCGCTTCAATGGGAGATTTGGTTGGTGTGCAGGCTGCTTCTTCCATTCACCGTATGCAACTTGAGCTCCTTGTCTCCCCGCGCTTGGTAAGCCGAGATGACATCCCGCTCCTCTCGAGCCGATGGCAAGGCGATATTACCGTCAAACGCTGGATCATGCCGGATCCATTTCTCGTTTCCGGCGCACGGGAATATCGCTTTGGTGATACGATGAACAGCATCCACTGGAAGGCGACAGCACGCAGTCAGAAACTCCAAGTATATAATCGAGATTTCACCGCTGACCCTAGGCTGCTCTTGGCCGTAAATACGCAAATAACGGAAACAATGTGGGATGCTGTGACCGATCCCGAGCTTGTTGAGAAAGCTCTCTCGTATGCAGCTACACTTGCAGAATATGCCGTGAGTCAAGGTATCCCGGTTGGTTTCGGCTACAATGGCTCTCTGCAGGGCCAGCCTGGAGTTCCCGTGTACCTCGCCCCCGAAGGTGGTTGGCCGCATTTGGAACACCTATTCGAAACAATGGCTAAGCTTGCCATCTCCTGCTCTCGCTCTTTTGAAGACTTCCTGGATCATGGAATCGAGCAAGACGGGACCGCGATGGACATCATCCTGCTGACTTCTTTCGTCTCTAAGGGGATCGAAGATCGAATTGAGCGACTTGAATCGTTAGGACATTCAGTTTTTATCATCCCCTTGCAGCACGGCATTCTTGAGCTGAACAGAGAGAAGGTAGGTGATTCCAATGTTAACGCCCATTCAAACGCCTTCTCGACGAACTAA
- a CDS encoding DUF4129 domain-containing protein, producing the protein MLTPIQTPSRRTNLNLLVREFSLAILYGLLELIIFFPIIVLIQVYLSETFLWMTCLQFLLCYVSGCFFGRIKWLTRTLYELMLCAGAGITIAYLLQGNNWHSWTCAAIEFLLVYRGIRCTKDGWLSLFPASIFVTAGLVYFVGVPIMGGLVLFHPYIGWLNGFGFCSLVIFLLAANRVQLLSATLAGNERAAASSLSEAVKRSSRIWLITLIACIAAVAYFQQLQQGISSLFRATIAWLLRLLLSEQPSDQPPEPIPSAQPLSLPPPAPTGEPSWFDILVHYAQVIIGYFIIIALILSTIYIIIAKLTPVLVSLIRRLMNRSFSSKKGEGTEGFTDEKENLLAWKELPRIWWQQTMKSWSRGKANEPKWSQMPNNRERIRFIYRVLIQQAAEGGYTYKKAHTPNETERELSNQYQLSSHAVHAITSAYNQARYRDEDVSDLELDQVLQTLDHLIRNQLK; encoded by the coding sequence ATGTTAACGCCCATTCAAACGCCTTCTCGACGAACTAACCTCAATTTACTTGTGAGAGAATTCAGCTTAGCGATCTTGTACGGTTTACTCGAACTCATTATCTTCTTTCCGATTATAGTCTTAATCCAGGTCTATCTGTCAGAGACCTTTCTCTGGATGACTTGCTTACAGTTCCTGCTCTGCTATGTATCGGGGTGCTTCTTTGGACGGATAAAATGGCTAACTCGTACGCTCTACGAGTTAATGCTTTGTGCGGGAGCAGGTATAACGATAGCTTACCTTCTGCAAGGCAACAACTGGCATAGCTGGACCTGCGCAGCCATCGAATTCCTACTTGTCTATCGCGGAATTCGCTGCACCAAGGATGGATGGCTCTCGCTCTTCCCTGCGAGCATATTTGTTACCGCAGGTTTGGTTTATTTCGTAGGTGTCCCCATTATGGGAGGGTTGGTTCTTTTCCATCCGTATATAGGTTGGCTGAATGGATTCGGGTTCTGTTCGCTTGTTATTTTTCTCTTAGCTGCGAATCGCGTTCAGCTTCTTAGCGCCACGTTAGCAGGCAATGAACGAGCTGCAGCATCGTCACTATCTGAGGCAGTGAAGCGTTCAAGCCGCATTTGGTTAATCACATTAATTGCTTGCATCGCAGCTGTTGCCTATTTTCAACAACTACAACAAGGAATCAGCTCTCTTTTTCGTGCTACGATCGCTTGGCTGCTGCGCCTTTTGCTGTCCGAGCAACCGTCTGATCAGCCGCCCGAGCCAATTCCTTCAGCTCAACCATTGTCGCTTCCGCCTCCTGCCCCCACTGGTGAACCAAGCTGGTTTGACATACTGGTTCACTATGCCCAGGTTATTATCGGCTATTTTATCATCATTGCCCTTATCCTTAGCACCATCTATATCATCATTGCCAAGCTGACACCTGTTCTGGTCTCGCTGATCCGACGCTTGATGAACCGTTCATTTAGCAGCAAGAAAGGCGAGGGAACCGAAGGATTCACGGATGAAAAAGAGAATCTCCTGGCGTGGAAAGAACTACCGCGTATATGGTGGCAGCAAACGATGAAGAGTTGGTCGAGGGGGAAAGCAAATGAGCCCAAGTGGTCACAAATGCCGAACAATCGAGAGCGCATCCGTTTCATTTATCGTGTTTTGATCCAGCAAGCCGCTGAGGGGGGCTATACTTACAAGAAAGCGCACACCCCAAATGAAACAGAACGGGAGCTTTCCAACCAATATCAGCTGTCCAGCCATGCCGTCCATGCCATCACATCAGCTTATAACCAAGCACGGTATAGAGATGAGGATGTATCTGATTTAGAACTTGATCAAGTACTGCAAACTCTTGACCATCTTATTCGCAATCAATTGAAATGA
- a CDS encoding AAA family ATPase, protein MDFAQIGRIATLIKENIGKVIIGKEDTVELLIIALIASGHVLLEDVPGTGKTQLAKALARSLDGTMKRIQFTPDLLPSDVSGINFFNQKLGEFEFRPGPLFAHIVLADEINRATPRTQSSLLESMEERQVSIDGETRILEAPFLVIATQNPVENQGTFPLPEAQLDRFLMKLSLGYPSAAEQVQILKRYQQHDPLDQLLPVVGRAELLEAQHLFTQVRVSDELLQYIVQLAEATRTHADTALGVSPRGVRALMKSAQVYAALRGRDYVLPDDIKALAGPVWAHRILLRTRSRQQDQQVHALLVSILAATPVPTEVKLG, encoded by the coding sequence TTGGATTTCGCACAAATAGGACGAATAGCTACTCTTATTAAAGAAAACATAGGTAAAGTCATCATTGGCAAGGAAGATACTGTCGAGCTTTTGATCATCGCCCTCATTGCTTCCGGGCATGTGCTGCTTGAGGATGTTCCCGGTACAGGGAAAACGCAGCTAGCCAAAGCGCTGGCCCGCTCCCTCGACGGCACAATGAAGCGCATCCAGTTCACGCCCGACTTGCTGCCGTCAGATGTAAGCGGCATCAATTTCTTCAACCAGAAGCTGGGCGAATTCGAATTCCGCCCAGGGCCATTATTCGCTCACATCGTGCTTGCCGATGAGATTAACCGCGCGACGCCGCGCACGCAGTCCAGCTTGCTGGAAAGCATGGAGGAACGCCAAGTGAGCATCGACGGTGAAACGCGCATCCTCGAAGCTCCGTTCCTCGTCATTGCCACGCAGAACCCTGTCGAGAATCAGGGGACGTTCCCCCTCCCGGAAGCTCAGCTCGACCGCTTCCTGATGAAGCTTTCCCTCGGCTATCCGTCGGCTGCCGAGCAGGTCCAGATCTTGAAGCGCTACCAGCAGCATGATCCACTCGATCAGCTGCTGCCGGTGGTGGGCCGTGCTGAGCTGCTGGAAGCTCAGCACTTGTTCACGCAGGTGCGCGTCAGCGACGAGCTGCTGCAGTACATCGTGCAGCTCGCGGAGGCGACGCGCACGCATGCGGATACCGCGCTTGGCGTCAGCCCGCGCGGCGTTCGCGCCTTGATGAAGTCGGCGCAGGTGTACGCGGCGCTTCGCGGCCGCGACTACGTGCTGCCAGACGACATCAAAGCGCTGGCAGGGCCCGTCTGGGCGCATCGCATCCTGCTGCGAACGCGATCACGCCAACAGGACCAGCAGGTACATGCCCTGCTGGTCAGTATCCTTGCAGCTACCCCCGTTCCTACGGAAGTGAAGCTGGGGTAG
- the hprK gene encoding HPr(Ser) kinase/phosphatase gives MKPVTVKDLAQRFSLEVLAGHSELHRPITKTKAHRPGLEFVGYFEYFPQAHVQLLGRKEITYLHSLSENERNLHIGNIVKYHPPCFVVTRNQEGLKYLTKYCEEEKIPLLRTASPTSKFQDLVDLYLSKSLAQEIAVHGVCVNVSGIGILLRGKSGVGKSETAHTLIRRGHRLVADDIVVLKKISPETLLGTHNGKTKEFLALRSIGLINVSRLYGRKAFQDETRIVLDIELTKWQEDALNNDLELEPCFTEYMDIKIPHIEIQLQPGRDVAGLVEAAANNWYLRQQGYRAAEEFMQRLQSDTD, from the coding sequence GTGAAGCCCGTCACAGTGAAAGATTTGGCCCAGCGTTTCTCGCTCGAAGTACTTGCCGGACATTCGGAACTGCACCGTCCGATTACCAAAACAAAGGCACATCGCCCTGGACTTGAATTTGTCGGCTATTTTGAGTATTTCCCGCAAGCGCACGTTCAGCTGTTAGGCAGGAAAGAAATTACCTATTTGCACAGTCTCAGCGAGAACGAAAGAAATCTTCATATCGGTAATATTGTCAAATATCACCCGCCTTGTTTCGTCGTGACGAGAAACCAAGAAGGCTTGAAATATTTAACCAAATATTGCGAAGAAGAGAAAATCCCACTCCTCCGTACGGCTTCCCCTACGAGTAAGTTTCAGGATTTAGTGGATTTGTATTTGAGTAAATCGCTCGCTCAGGAGATTGCCGTTCACGGTGTTTGCGTCAATGTCTCAGGGATTGGCATTCTGCTTCGCGGTAAGTCTGGAGTTGGCAAGAGTGAAACCGCCCATACCTTAATTCGTAGAGGGCATCGCCTCGTTGCCGATGATATTGTCGTACTGAAGAAGATTAGTCCCGAGACCCTGCTCGGTACCCACAATGGGAAAACGAAGGAATTCCTGGCGCTGCGCAGCATCGGACTGATTAACGTTTCGCGGCTCTACGGCCGCAAAGCTTTCCAGGACGAGACGCGGATCGTGCTCGATATTGAGCTTACGAAGTGGCAGGAGGATGCGCTCAATAACGATTTGGAGCTTGAACCTTGTTTCACTGAGTATATGGATATTAAAATTCCACATATTGAAATCCAACTTCAGCCTGGACGTGACGTTGCCGGACTCGTTGAAGCCGCGGCCAACAACTGGTATTTGCGTCAGCAAGGGTACCGTGCTGCTGAGGAATTCATGCAGCGACTGCAAAGTGACACTGATTAA